In one window of Tumebacillus algifaecis DNA:
- a CDS encoding GHMP family kinase ATP-binding protein, which yields MQETRFKDSTNGKTNAYSKAGYGLAICHHGEILQGKFYDRDGTLRRGLVTLPCDRYQAGAHFVPDGSGMLTVEPAFKKKALRAVRVTLDHLKELKVGGRLIVDSDIPEGWGLGSSTGDVVAAIMAVADALEIELTEEHVGALAVESETAADSIMFIDRAVLFAQRDGLVIEDFGGQFPSFEVLGFNTEPNSNGVDTLAFEPANYNMHEIDRFVKLRDIMRQAVQLQDAKLLGQVATESSEINQFYLPKLRFDDMQKLAQEIDSVGLQMAHSGTVGGFIFDPGTALLDEKMAEASAKLIEWGFEITCRFQVGESKK from the coding sequence ATGCAGGAGACGCGTTTTAAAGACTCGACGAATGGGAAAACGAACGCTTATTCGAAAGCGGGCTACGGTTTGGCAATCTGTCATCACGGCGAGATTTTGCAAGGGAAGTTTTACGATCGTGACGGTACCCTGCGGCGCGGGCTGGTCACGCTGCCATGTGACCGCTATCAAGCCGGGGCACATTTTGTTCCGGATGGCAGCGGGATGCTGACCGTCGAACCGGCTTTTAAGAAAAAAGCGTTGCGGGCGGTGCGCGTGACGCTCGATCATTTGAAAGAATTGAAAGTCGGTGGTCGCTTGATCGTAGACAGCGATATTCCGGAAGGTTGGGGCTTAGGCTCGTCAACGGGTGACGTTGTCGCAGCGATCATGGCGGTGGCTGATGCGTTGGAGATCGAACTGACGGAGGAGCACGTTGGAGCGTTGGCAGTCGAATCGGAGACGGCGGCCGATTCGATCATGTTTATCGACCGAGCGGTGCTGTTTGCACAGCGCGACGGCTTGGTGATCGAAGATTTTGGCGGGCAGTTTCCGTCGTTTGAGGTGCTCGGATTTAATACGGAGCCGAACAGCAATGGGGTGGATACGCTTGCCTTCGAACCAGCTAACTACAACATGCACGAGATTGACCGCTTTGTAAAGCTGCGCGACATCATGCGCCAAGCTGTGCAATTGCAAGATGCCAAGCTGCTCGGACAGGTCGCGACAGAAAGCTCAGAAATTAACCAGTTCTATCTGCCTAAGCTTCGATTTGATGATATGCAAAAGTTGGCACAAGAAATCGATTCGGTCGGGTTGCAGATGGCGCACAGCGGCACGGTCGGCGGGTTTATCTTTGATCCTGGCACAGCGTTGCTCGATGAAAAGATGGCCGAAGCGAGCGCCAAACTAATCGAATGGGGCTTTGAGATCACCTGTCGTTTTCAGGTGGGCGAGTCTAAAAAATAA
- a CDS encoding non-ribosomal peptide synthetase, with amino-acid sequence MQLIADQHWELRTLNLQGLPDNQQEARLREAIDEIGTQQKSLQAILCTLGKEEHLLCLLVPIDAYEDLQDLLLAVAAGYEQELAGAGSTAMTAAWKASLDGPWLSEAEREKVLFTWNETGTAYPREQSIQELFEEQATRTPDAVAVVDAGEQLTYRQLNERANRVAQALCVPGVGPDVLVAICVERSVEMIVGMLGILKAGGAYVPLDPAYPKERLAYMLSDTETTVLLTQRQIAQVFPAHDAVVLCLEDLAGQVAENPPCRATAESLAYVMYTSGSTGRPKGVAVPQRGVVRLVRDTNYLQFGPQEVFLQAAAVSFDAATLEIWGALLNGARVVLMPSGALSLEELGRVVREQAVTVLWLTAGLFHQMVEHRLPDLRGVRYLLAGGDVLSVPHVQKVLRELDGIVLLNGYGPTENTTFTCCYPMRKAEDVGTSVPIGRPISNTTVYLLDKRMQPVPVGVPGELYTGGDGLARGYWRNEQLTADAFVAHPFVPSDRLYKTGDLARYLPDGQIEFLGRIDSQVKIRGFRIETGEIETAMFQHPAVRSCAIFAREDVPGVKRLVAYVVLSGQEQVSIAEWRAFLAERLPEYMIPAVFVQIDALPLTANGKVDKKALPAPTAGRPELRADYVAPRVETEVLIARIWGQMLGIAEIGIYDDFYELGGDSLLATQILSRVRAALGVELSLADVLEAQTVARLAETVTRSQTADSARLHSAGDEPNVSNGSEIGSATGQNAGRSANAEHSVEGRTELPNRELRPIPHRAGEALAPVSFAQQRLWFLDRLEPGSALYNLPLALRLRGELNVTALEQALSEVVRRHEALRTVFVDLAGQAMQVVAAAKSVELRKCVTWDDLRNEAAEPFDLERGPLIRAQLLRVAEADHVLLLNMHHIVSDGWSLEVLRREFAALYTAFVEGQASPLPELPVQYGDYASWHREWLEADVLDKQLVYWKEQLSGELPVLQLPADRQRPAVQSFRGGTKRMMLSADLVRSLQSLSQSVGATLYMTMLSAFKTLLHRYTALEDVLVGTPISGRNRAETEGLIGFFVNTLVLRTEVVGTLPFRDLIARVRQTALGAFANQDVPFEKLVEALRPERDGSHSPFFQVMFVFENSPKLALELPGLTLEPAEIDNGMAKFDLSLLLMQEAEGLSATFEYSLDLFEESTVERMMGHFVTLLQSVCAAPERTVAQLSLLTAEELTWQHTLAASTNRDFDDTDLRLHELFERQVATTPHAVALVAGQTVLTYRELNDRANRTARYLLQVRTAPIGIVAVCMERSVEMVVALLAVLKAGGAYLPLDPEYPQERLAFMLEDSRASILLTQSRLQKRFDKVDAQVLALEEIEDATSLDTDEASQVAVAAQDAAYVIYTSGSTGTPKGVVVPHGAICNHMLWMQEEFPLDATDAVLQKTSFSFDASVWEFYAPLFAGGRLVLAEPGGHLDARYLIRVMQEHNVTVLQVVPSMLTMLLGEAEFAACGALKRVFCGGEALSAELVKRFYALLPAELVNLYGPTEACIDATFHVCSRDTSELVPIGRPVANVQTLVLDEAQQLVPVGVTGELYIGGAGLALGYLHRPDLTAEKFVETSFGRLYKTGDLARQLADGTLQYAGRIDHQVKLRGFRIELGEIEVELLKHPAVTDAVVMVQENRLIGYVVACEAVERSALQTHLRARLPDYMVPAQMIVLEAFPLTANGKVDRKALPKPDIEAMSEVIVLPRGAVEEVIAVIWADLLEVEQVGVTSNFFALGGHSLLAMQVISQICEALDVELGVKALFDAPTVEGLTGVLLQNEQERQRIEKTAELLLQLSDMSELEVQMMMEAEK; translated from the coding sequence TTGCAGTTGATCGCGGATCAACATTGGGAACTGCGGACGCTAAACCTTCAAGGTTTGCCAGACAATCAACAAGAAGCACGGTTGCGTGAAGCGATCGATGAGATCGGCACGCAGCAAAAGAGTTTGCAGGCGATTTTGTGTACATTGGGCAAGGAGGAGCACCTGCTCTGCTTGCTGGTGCCAATCGATGCGTATGAGGACTTGCAGGACCTGCTGTTGGCAGTGGCTGCGGGCTATGAACAGGAGCTTGCGGGAGCAGGTTCTACGGCGATGACCGCAGCGTGGAAAGCGAGTTTGGACGGTCCTTGGCTGTCCGAAGCAGAGCGTGAAAAGGTGTTGTTTACGTGGAACGAGACCGGTACCGCCTATCCGCGTGAGCAGTCGATTCAGGAGCTATTCGAAGAGCAGGCTACGCGCACGCCAGATGCAGTGGCGGTAGTCGATGCGGGCGAGCAGTTGACCTATCGCCAATTAAACGAGCGGGCGAACCGGGTGGCACAAGCGCTGTGTGTGCCCGGGGTCGGGCCCGATGTGCTCGTCGCCATCTGCGTGGAGCGCTCGGTGGAGATGATCGTAGGAATGCTTGGCATCTTGAAGGCTGGCGGGGCTTACGTACCGCTCGATCCAGCCTATCCTAAGGAGCGTTTGGCTTACATGTTGTCCGACACGGAGACGACGGTGTTGCTGACACAGCGCCAGATCGCTCAGGTCTTCCCGGCACATGATGCGGTCGTGCTCTGTTTGGAAGACTTGGCAGGTCAAGTTGCAGAAAATCCGCCTTGTCGGGCCACCGCAGAGTCGCTCGCCTATGTGATGTACACGTCAGGCTCGACGGGACGACCGAAAGGGGTGGCCGTTCCACAGCGCGGCGTAGTGCGCTTGGTCCGCGATACCAATTATCTGCAGTTCGGGCCACAGGAAGTGTTTTTGCAAGCGGCGGCGGTGTCGTTCGATGCGGCAACGCTGGAGATTTGGGGGGCCTTGCTGAACGGTGCGCGGGTTGTGCTGATGCCAAGCGGGGCGTTGTCCTTGGAAGAGTTGGGACGAGTCGTTCGCGAGCAAGCTGTGACCGTGCTGTGGTTGACAGCCGGTTTGTTCCATCAGATGGTGGAGCACCGTTTGCCAGATTTGCGCGGTGTCCGCTATCTGTTGGCGGGCGGCGATGTTCTCTCGGTGCCGCATGTGCAAAAGGTGTTGCGGGAACTGGACGGAATCGTCTTGCTCAACGGGTATGGTCCGACCGAAAACACGACGTTCACTTGCTGTTATCCGATGCGCAAGGCGGAAGATGTCGGGACCTCGGTGCCAATCGGACGCCCGATCAGCAACACGACGGTGTATCTGCTCGACAAAAGGATGCAACCAGTTCCTGTTGGTGTGCCGGGCGAGCTTTATACGGGCGGTGACGGGTTGGCTCGCGGCTATTGGCGCAACGAGCAGTTGACGGCAGACGCGTTTGTCGCGCACCCGTTCGTGCCAAGCGATCGATTGTATAAGACGGGTGATCTCGCGCGCTATCTGCCGGATGGGCAGATCGAATTTTTAGGCCGGATCGACAGTCAAGTGAAGATTCGTGGGTTTCGGATTGAGACGGGCGAGATCGAGACGGCGATGTTTCAGCATCCGGCGGTTCGCAGTTGTGCGATCTTTGCGCGTGAGGATGTACCGGGTGTGAAGCGTTTGGTCGCCTATGTGGTGCTAAGCGGGCAGGAGCAGGTAAGCATCGCCGAGTGGCGGGCATTTTTGGCAGAGCGGCTCCCCGAGTATATGATTCCGGCGGTGTTTGTGCAGATCGACGCTCTGCCGCTGACCGCAAACGGCAAGGTCGATAAAAAAGCGCTCCCTGCGCCGACAGCTGGCCGTCCTGAACTCCGTGCGGACTATGTGGCCCCGCGCGTTGAGACGGAGGTGCTGATCGCCAGGATCTGGGGGCAGATGTTAGGGATTGCAGAGATCGGCATTTACGACGACTTCTATGAATTAGGTGGAGATTCGCTGTTGGCGACTCAGATTTTGTCCCGTGTCCGTGCGGCGCTAGGCGTGGAGTTGTCGCTTGCCGATGTGCTGGAAGCACAGACGGTCGCGCGGCTTGCCGAAACTGTCACACGGAGCCAGACGGCCGACAGTGCCCGACTACATTCGGCGGGTGATGAACCGAATGTATCCAATGGGAGCGAGATCGGGAGTGCTACTGGTCAGAACGCTGGTCGATCAGCAAATGCCGAACACAGCGTTGAGGGTCGGACTGAACTTCCGAACCGCGAGTTGAGGCCGATCCCGCACAGAGCGGGGGAAGCCCTTGCTCCCGTCTCTTTTGCGCAGCAGCGGTTGTGGTTCCTCGATCGATTGGAGCCGGGGAGTGCGCTGTATAATTTACCGCTGGCGTTGCGGCTTCGCGGGGAGTTGAATGTGACAGCGCTGGAGCAAGCGTTGTCAGAAGTGGTGCGGAGGCATGAGGCACTGCGCACAGTGTTTGTGGATTTGGCTGGGCAGGCGATGCAAGTCGTTGCGGCGGCAAAGTCTGTTGAATTGAGAAAATGTGTGACTTGGGACGACCTGCGAAACGAGGCGGCGGAACCGTTTGATCTGGAGCGAGGCCCGCTTATTCGGGCACAGCTGTTGCGTGTCGCAGAAGCAGATCATGTGCTTTTGCTCAACATGCATCACATCGTCTCGGACGGATGGTCGCTTGAAGTGTTGCGCAGGGAGTTTGCGGCGCTTTACACCGCGTTTGTCGAGGGACAAGCTTCACCGCTCCCAGAACTGCCAGTGCAATATGGCGACTATGCCAGTTGGCACCGCGAATGGCTGGAAGCTGACGTGTTGGACAAACAGCTCGTTTATTGGAAGGAACAGCTGAGCGGCGAACTTCCGGTGTTGCAATTGCCTGCTGATCGTCAAAGACCTGCTGTTCAATCTTTTCGAGGCGGTACGAAGCGAATGATGCTGTCTGCCGATCTGGTTCGCTCCCTGCAGAGCTTGAGCCAATCGGTGGGCGCAACCTTGTATATGACGATGCTAAGCGCCTTTAAAACATTGCTCCATCGCTACACAGCGCTTGAAGATGTGCTCGTCGGCACCCCGATCTCCGGACGCAACCGAGCGGAGACCGAAGGGCTGATCGGCTTTTTCGTCAACACGCTGGTGCTGCGGACCGAGGTCGTGGGCACGCTTCCCTTTCGAGACCTGATCGCACGGGTGCGCCAGACCGCATTGGGCGCCTTTGCCAATCAGGATGTGCCCTTTGAAAAGTTGGTCGAAGCACTGCGTCCTGAGCGCGACGGATCGCACTCTCCGTTTTTCCAAGTGATGTTCGTGTTTGAAAACTCGCCCAAACTGGCGCTGGAACTGCCCGGTCTCACGCTTGAACCTGCTGAGATCGACAACGGGATGGCCAAATTTGACCTTTCGCTCCTGCTGATGCAGGAGGCGGAGGGGCTTTCCGCGACGTTCGAATACAGTCTGGATCTGTTCGAGGAAAGCACGGTTGAACGCATGATGGGACACTTTGTCACCCTGTTGCAAAGCGTCTGTGCCGCCCCGGAGCGGACAGTTGCCCAATTGTCACTGCTGACGGCAGAAGAGCTTACATGGCAGCACACACTCGCCGCCAGCACCAACCGCGATTTTGATGACACCGATCTGCGTTTGCATGAGCTGTTCGAACGACAAGTGGCAACCACACCACACGCGGTCGCTCTGGTCGCGGGTCAAACGGTGTTGACCTACCGCGAGTTGAACGATCGTGCCAATCGCACCGCCCGCTACCTGTTGCAGGTAAGAACCGCCCCGATCGGCATCGTCGCCGTTTGTATGGAGCGATCGGTGGAGATGGTCGTTGCCTTGCTCGCCGTGTTGAAAGCGGGCGGTGCCTATCTTCCCCTCGATCCCGAGTATCCGCAGGAACGCCTTGCCTTCATGTTGGAAGACTCGCGTGCGAGCATATTACTCACCCAATCTAGGTTGCAAAAGAGGTTCGACAAAGTGGACGCACAGGTCCTCGCTCTGGAAGAGATCGAGGATGCTACATCCCTAGATACGGATGAAGCGTCGCAGGTCGCAGTCGCAGCACAGGACGCCGCCTATGTGATCTACACATCGGGCTCGACAGGAACGCCAAAAGGGGTGGTCGTGCCGCATGGCGCGATTTGTAACCACATGCTGTGGATGCAGGAAGAGTTCCCCTTGGACGCAACCGATGCCGTTTTGCAAAAAACGTCCTTTTCCTTTGATGCATCGGTTTGGGAGTTTTACGCACCCTTGTTCGCTGGGGGTCGCTTGGTGCTGGCCGAACCGGGTGGACACCTCGATGCCCGCTACCTGATCCGCGTGATGCAGGAGCATAACGTGACCGTGCTACAAGTGGTACCGTCAATGCTGACGATGCTGCTTGGCGAAGCGGAGTTTGCCGCCTGTGGCGCGCTGAAGAGAGTGTTCTGCGGGGGTGAGGCACTGAGCGCAGAACTGGTCAAGCGATTTTATGCGCTGTTGCCAGCCGAACTCGTCAATCTGTATGGACCGACAGAAGCTTGCATCGATGCGACCTTCCACGTCTGTTCGCGCGACACGTCAGAACTGGTGCCGATCGGCCGACCAGTGGCCAACGTGCAAACCCTTGTGTTAGATGAAGCACAACAACTCGTACCAGTTGGTGTGACAGGCGAACTGTACATCGGTGGCGCAGGACTGGCCCTCGGTTATTTGCACCGCCCGGACTTGACCGCAGAAAAATTTGTTGAGACGTCCTTTGGACGCTTGTATAAAACGGGCGACTTGGCGCGGCAATTGGCCGATGGAACGTTGCAGTATGCAGGGCGCATCGATCATCAGGTCAAACTGCGGGGCTTCCGCATCGAGCTTGGGGAGATCGAAGTCGAATTGCTCAAGCATCCGGCGGTGACCGACGCGGTTGTGATGGTGCAGGAGAACCGTCTGATCGGTTATGTGGTCGCTTGCGAAGCGGTCGAAAGGAGCGCGTTGCAGACCCATTTGCGCGCTCGGTTGCCCGACTATATGGTGCCGGCACAGATGATCGTGCTGGAAGCTTTTCCTTTGACCGCCAATGGCAAGGTGGATCGCAAAGCGCTGCCGAAACCGGACATTGAAGCAATGAGCGAAGTGATCGTGCTCCCGCGTGGTGCTGTCGAAGAGGTGATCGCCGTGATCTGGGCGGATTTGTTGGAAGTGGAGCAAGTCGGCGTGACGAGCAACTTTTTTGCACTCGGTGGCCACTCCTTGCTCGCGATGCAAGTGATCTCACAGATCTGCGAGGCGTTGGACGTGGAACTTGGGGTCAAGGCGCTGTTTGACGCACCGACTGTCGAAGGGCTGACTGGAGTCCTGTTGCAAAATGAGCAGGAGCGACAGCGTATCGAAAAAACGGCAGAGCTTTTGCTTCAGCTATCCGACATGTCGGAACTTGAAGTACAGATGATGATGGAGGCGGAGAAATGA
- a CDS encoding non-ribosomal peptide synthetase translates to MSRVSKFAMSKEKRALLDKMLQEEGISASGIARIEKRSDQRPARLSSSQQRLWFLDKMEPNSKTYNMPYLIELHGPLDVDLLRDTLQEISERHEILRTSFATQDGETVQVVNSKQAVTMHVLPVQPSDVGRLAMAEAQRSFSLTEGPLLRTVLLQTGEEKHTLLLTLHHIVFDGWSMGVLLRELSALYEAFAKGEPSPLGVLPLQYGDYAEWQQEWLKGAGYQQQINYWKETLAGAPVVLDLPVDRPRPLLKTDRGGNVAFSLSNELAKRLKAWSQQEDVTLFMTLFAAFSVLLSRYSGQEDLLIGAPFAGRSQRETEGLLGFFVNTLVLRANLTGDPTFSELVRRVKETTTGAMSNQDLPFDKLVEELQPMRDASRSPLFQVMFNFLDSPHEELHFGGLTLTHSEVLNGTAKFDLTLYVEDGADGIKGNFEYNLDLFEAATVERMAGHLQTLLEGIVIRPELSVVELPMLTDAELEQELQGWNDTKRPYPQDRCVHQLVEEQAEKRPDAVATLFDGTELTYAQLNARANQLAHHLRQHGVRPDALVGLCVERSHDLVIGMLGILKAGGAYVPLDPAYPAERLAFMQRDTGLSVIVAQAHLLERLPQNGVQTICLDRDHAAIAAERTDNLAPVTDAEQLAYVLYTSGSTGVPKGVLVPHRAINRLVCNTDYAQLDASDVVGQVSNSSFDAATFEIWGALVNGGKLVGVTKDVALTPKEFAAELKAQGITAMFMTAALFNQIAAVFPDAFSGLRHLLVGGEALDARWIREVIMHGAPQHLLNGYGPTESTTFAVCQQVYDLAIDVANIPIGKPIANTVAYVLDSRLQPLPVGVPGELYLGGDGLAHGYLNRPELTAERFLQNPYGTGQLYKTGDLVRRLPDGTLEYLGRLDHQVKVRGFRIELGEIEQALAAQPALREVVAIVREDEPGDKRIVAYVVPEQSGAITAQELREQLKSKLPEYMLPSAIVLLDALPLTVNGKVDRQALPHPQAARGSDTDYVAPQNETEAIVLGVWQAVLQVERISIHDNFFDLGGHSLLLIKVHEGIQDKLRTQFSIVELFRHTTVYTLTQFLTSQQASAKTAGQAEESQARALSKKDVINRRKQVSKGRGK, encoded by the coding sequence ATGAGCCGGGTTTCGAAGTTTGCGATGTCAAAAGAGAAGCGAGCGCTACTCGACAAGATGCTGCAAGAGGAAGGAATTTCCGCCTCGGGAATCGCGCGCATCGAAAAGCGTTCGGACCAGCGTCCGGCACGCTTGTCGTCCAGCCAGCAGCGCTTGTGGTTTCTCGACAAGATGGAGCCGAACAGCAAGACGTATAACATGCCGTATCTGATCGAACTGCATGGCCCGCTCGATGTGGATCTGTTGCGTGATACCCTGCAGGAGATCAGCGAGCGCCATGAGATTCTGCGCACCTCTTTTGCTACACAGGACGGGGAGACGGTGCAGGTCGTCAACAGTAAGCAGGCTGTGACGATGCACGTGTTGCCGGTTCAACCGTCAGATGTTGGTCGCTTGGCGATGGCAGAGGCGCAAAGGTCGTTTTCGCTCACCGAGGGGCCGCTGCTGCGCACGGTGCTGTTGCAGACGGGGGAGGAAAAGCACACCCTTTTGCTCACCCTGCACCACATCGTTTTCGATGGCTGGTCGATGGGCGTTCTGCTGCGCGAACTGTCTGCGCTGTACGAAGCGTTTGCCAAAGGTGAGCCATCGCCGCTCGGCGTGTTGCCCTTGCAATATGGGGATTACGCCGAATGGCAGCAGGAGTGGCTGAAAGGCGCAGGGTACCAACAGCAGATCAACTACTGGAAGGAAACGCTCGCCGGTGCGCCGGTCGTGCTCGACCTGCCTGTCGATCGTCCCCGACCACTGCTGAAGACCGACCGTGGCGGCAACGTTGCCTTTTCGCTGTCAAATGAGCTGGCGAAGCGGTTAAAAGCCTGGAGTCAGCAGGAAGATGTCACCCTGTTCATGACCTTGTTCGCCGCGTTTTCTGTGCTGCTCTCCCGCTATAGCGGACAGGAAGACCTGCTCATCGGAGCCCCGTTTGCCGGGAGAAGTCAGCGCGAGACGGAAGGGTTGCTCGGCTTTTTCGTCAACACCTTGGTCCTGCGTGCCAACTTGACTGGCGATCCGACGTTTTCCGAACTGGTGCGCCGCGTCAAGGAGACGACGACCGGAGCGATGTCCAATCAGGACCTGCCGTTTGACAAACTGGTCGAAGAATTGCAACCGATGCGCGATGCCAGTCGCAGTCCGCTGTTCCAAGTGATGTTTAACTTCCTTGACTCGCCGCATGAGGAACTGCACTTTGGCGGCCTTACCCTGACGCACAGTGAAGTGCTGAACGGCACAGCCAAATTTGACCTGACGCTTTATGTCGAAGATGGGGCGGACGGCATCAAAGGAAACTTCGAATACAACCTCGACCTGTTCGAAGCGGCGACGGTGGAGCGGATGGCCGGACATTTGCAAACGCTTTTGGAAGGCATCGTCATCCGTCCGGAGCTGTCGGTGGTCGAACTGCCGATGCTGACCGATGCGGAGTTGGAGCAGGAGTTGCAGGGGTGGAATGACACGAAGAGACCGTATCCGCAGGACCGTTGCGTCCACCAACTGGTGGAAGAACAGGCTGAAAAGCGGCCGGATGCGGTAGCGACTCTTTTTGACGGAACGGAATTGACCTATGCCCAACTGAATGCGCGGGCGAATCAACTCGCTCACCACCTGCGTCAACATGGCGTCAGACCTGATGCTCTCGTTGGTCTTTGCGTCGAGCGATCGCACGATCTGGTGATCGGGATGCTCGGTATTCTAAAAGCGGGAGGGGCCTATGTTCCACTCGATCCGGCTTACCCTGCCGAGCGTTTGGCGTTCATGCAGCGCGACACCGGGCTTTCTGTGATCGTAGCGCAAGCGCATCTGCTGGAGCGCTTGCCACAAAACGGCGTGCAGACGATCTGTCTTGACCGCGACCATGCCGCGATCGCGGCGGAGCGCACAGACAATTTGGCACCAGTGACCGACGCGGAACAGCTCGCCTACGTGCTGTATACATCCGGCTCGACCGGGGTGCCCAAAGGTGTGCTCGTCCCGCATCGCGCGATCAACCGCTTGGTCTGCAACACCGATTATGCGCAACTTGACGCAAGCGATGTGGTCGGGCAGGTGTCGAACTCTTCATTTGACGCGGCGACCTTTGAAATCTGGGGTGCGCTGGTCAATGGAGGCAAACTGGTCGGCGTGACCAAAGATGTGGCGCTGACACCCAAAGAGTTTGCTGCGGAGCTAAAAGCGCAAGGGATCACGGCGATGTTTATGACGGCTGCGCTGTTCAATCAAATCGCAGCGGTGTTTCCCGACGCGTTTTCAGGCCTACGCCATCTACTCGTCGGCGGCGAAGCGCTCGACGCACGCTGGATTCGCGAAGTGATCATGCACGGAGCACCGCAACACTTGCTCAACGGGTACGGCCCTACAGAGAGCACCACTTTCGCGGTCTGTCAGCAAGTGTACGACCTAGCGATCGATGTGGCGAACATCCCGATCGGCAAACCGATCGCCAACACGGTGGCCTACGTGCTGGACTCTCGATTACAGCCGCTTCCGGTCGGTGTGCCGGGCGAGTTGTACCTTGGCGGAGACGGGTTGGCACACGGCTATCTAAACCGTCCGGAACTGACCGCTGAGCGCTTTTTGCAGAACCCGTACGGAACAGGGCAGCTGTATAAAACGGGCGACCTTGTGCGCCGTTTGCCAGATGGGACTTTGGAGTACCTCGGCCGCCTCGACCATCAGGTCAAGGTGCGCGGGTTTCGGATCGAGCTCGGTGAAATCGAGCAAGCGCTCGCCGCACAGCCTGCGCTTCGCGAGGTGGTGGCCATCGTGCGCGAAGATGAGCCGGGCGATAAGCGTATCGTAGCGTACGTGGTGCCTGAGCAAAGCGGTGCTATCACGGCACAGGAACTGCGCGAACAACTGAAATCAAAGCTCCCCGAGTATATGCTGCCCTCGGCGATCGTCTTGCTCGATGCACTGCCGCTGACCGTCAATGGCAAGGTTGATCGTCAAGCGCTGCCCCATCCGCAAGCGGCAAGAGGGAGCGACACAGACTATGTTGCACCACAAAACGAGACGGAAGCGATCGTGCTTGGGGTGTGGCAAGCGGTGCTACAAGTGGAGCGGATCAGCATCCATGATAATTTTTTTGATCTTGGTGGACATTCGCTCTTATTGATCAAGGTGCATGAAGGCATTCAGGATAAACTGCGGACTCAGTTTTCGATCGTTGAACTGTTCCGTCACACGACGGTCTATACGCTGACTCAATTTTTGACCTCTCAGCAAGCATCGGCAAAAACGGCAGGACAGGCGGAGGAATCGCAGGCGCGTGCGCTTTCCAAAAAAGATGTGATCAACCGCCGCAAGCAAGTATCAAAAGGCAGGGGGAAGTAA